In Brachypodium distachyon strain Bd21 chromosome 2, Brachypodium_distachyon_v3.0, whole genome shotgun sequence, one genomic interval encodes:
- the LOC100827756 gene encoding photosystem II 22 kDa protein, chloroplastic — MAQSMLMSSVNGVASSGRSLLQAARPAATPFSRLALPASPSYYKHMPSLSVRTMAIFGKSKAKAAPAKKVAAPKPKTEDGIFGTSGGIGFTKENELFVGRVAMIGFAASILGEAITGKGILSQLNLETGIPIYEAEPLLLFFILFTLLGAIGALGDRGKFVDEQPTGLDKAVIAPGKGFRSALGLSEGGPLFGFTKSNELFVGRLAQLGIAFSIIGEIITGKGALAQLNIETGVPISEIEPLVLFNVVFFFVAAINPGTGKFISGEEDD, encoded by the exons ATGGCACAGTCGATGCTCATGTCCAGCGTCAACGGCGTGGCCTCCTCCGGCAGGAGCCTGCTGCAGGCggcccggccggcggcgacgccctTCTCGCGGCTCGCGCTGCCGGCCTCGCCGTCCTACTACAAGCACATGCCGTCGCTCTCCGTCAGGACCATGGCCATCTTCGGCAAGTCCAAGGCCAAAGCCGCGCCGGCCAAGAAG GTTGCTGCGCCGAAGCCCAAGACCGAGGACGGCATCTTCGGCACGTCCGGTGGGATTGGCTTCACGAAGGAGAACGAGCTGTTCGTCGGCCGTGTTGCCATGATTGGGTTTGCC GCGTCGATTTTGGGAGAAGCCATCACCGGCAAGGGCATCCTGTCCCAGCTGAACCTTGAGACCGGCATCCCGATCTACGAGGCGgagcccctcctcctcttcttcatcctcttcaCTCTCCTGGGCGCCATCGGCGCGCTCGGCGACCGTGGcaagttcgtcgacgagcagCCCACCGGCCTCGACAAGGCCGTCATAGCCCCCGGCAAAGGCTTCCGCTCCGCCCTCGGCCTCAGCGAGGGAG GGCCGCTGTTTGGGTTCACCAAGTCGAACGAGCTGTTCGTGGGGCGGCTGGCGCAGCTGGGGATCGCCTTCTCCATCATCGGGGAGATCATCACGGGGAAGGGCGCGCTGGCGCAGCTCAACATCGAGACCGGCGTGCCCATCAGCGAGATCGAGCCGCTCGTCCTCTTCaacgtcgtcttcttcttcgtcgccGCCATCAACCCCGGCACCGGCAAGTTCAtcagcggcgaggaggacgactAG
- the LOC100842337 gene encoding TLC domain-containing protein 2: MPPRRAGAGGGDTTAFFAATLVLWAVSVGFEIGARGRRELAAVAAGFAFFQAANTAVRAAVSRDPLFVNTAVSLLHSSLTSASVVFVLLCRWRKKGLENMFEHEELVGSSWVGAYSALCFSCGYFAYDQLDMLRYRLYSGWIPGILMHHLILLICFTLALYRNVTINYLILSLVCEMHSIFLHIRKVRRMAGFRDFNRKMVKLEWILNWSTFLTARVICHILITYKLITDAHKFDKGIELPLALFGMAGMNVLNISLGLDLFKAFARERNQQVHQD, from the exons ATGCCGCCCCGtcgcgccggcgcgggcggcggagacACCACCGCGTTCTTCGCGGCGACGCTGGTGCTCTGGGCTGTGTCGGTGGGGTTCGAAATCGGCGCGCGAGGGCGCCGCGAGCttgccgccgtggccgccggtTTCGCCTTCTTCCAGGCCGCCAACACCGCCGTCCGCGCCGCGGTCTCCCGTGACCCGCTCTTTGTCAACACCGCCGTCTCGCTCCTCCACTCCTCCCTCACATCCGCCTCAG TTGTCTTCGTTCTTCTCTGCCGATGGCGCAAAAAGGGTCTTGAAAACATGTTTGAGCATGAAGAATTAGTTGGTAGCAGTTGGGTTGGAGCATATTCTGCTCTGTGCTTTTCATGTGGCTATTTTGCTTATGATCAATTGGATATGCTCCGCTACCGACTGTACAGTGGATGGATTCCTGGAATTCTCATGCATCACCTTATCCTGCTCATTTGCTTTACCCTTGCTCTGTACCGGAATGTTACAATCAACTACCTAATTCTCTCTCTTGTATGCGAG ATGCACTCCATATTTTTGCATATAAGGAAAGTGAGGAGAATGGCAGGTTTTCGTGATTTCAACAGAAAAATGGTGAAACTGGAATGGATACTCAACTGGTCTACCTTTTTGACAGCAAGGGTCATCTGCCACATACTGATTACATACAAATTGATAACTGATGCGCACAAGTTTGATAAGGGCATTGAGCTTCCACTAGCTCTTTTTGGTATGGCAGGAATGAATGTACTCAACATATCTTTAGGACTTGATCTATTTAAAGCATTCGCAAGAGAGAGAAATCAGCAGGTGCATCAAGACTGA
- the LOC100827455 gene encoding AUGMIN subunit 7 translates to MASKQMEEIQRKLALLAYPRAKAPAQSLLFAGVERYRLLEWLFFRLLGDRSPFTQQNWQGDSLDRDEENSRIQHLAEIANFLGITPSVDTEAIQGRGSYDERVELLRLIVDLVEASCYADNPEWSVDEQLAKDVQLVDSIAEKQAQIFSEECKLFPADVQIQSIYPLPDIAELELKLSEYTKKMSNLQQMVQELASKYDYNPNEDYAETELKLREYLQSFLETVKSFNMIYTKEIHPWTHMMEVPQLHGFGPAANRLLEAYNTLLKFLGNLRSLRDSYSAMAAGSLSNSNEPSSVTKIISDCESALTFLNNSLAILSTSVAREQGETL, encoded by the exons ATGGCGTCGAAGCAGATGGAGGAGATCCAGCGGAAGCTGGCCCTGCTCGCCTACCCGCGCGCCAAAGCCCCCGCGCAGTCCCTCCTCTTCGCCGGCGTCGAGCGCTACCGCCTCCTCGAATGGCTCTTCTTCCG GCTCCTGGGCGACAGATCGCCATTCACGCAGCAGAACTGGCAGGGGGATAGCCTCGACCGCGACGAGGAGAACAGTAGGATCCAAC ACCTGGCCGAGATTGCGAATTTCCTGGGTATCACGCCTTCAGTGGACACTGAGGCGATTCAG GGTAGAGGCAGCTATGATGAGCGGGTGGAACTCCTCCGTCTAATTGTTGACTTGGTGGAAGCTAGCTGCTATGCCGATAATCCAGAATGGAG TGTTGATGAGCAGTTGGCAAAGGACGTACAGCTTGTAGATTCAATTGCAGAGAAACAGGCCCAAATTTTTTCAGAGGAGTGCAAGCTTTTTCCTGCAGATGTCCAAATACAATCGATTTACCCCCT GCCTGATATAGCAGAACTGGAGTTGAAGCTCTCTGAGTATACCAAAAAGATGTCAAATTTGCAGCAAATGGTTCAGGAGCTGGCATCTAAG TATGACTACAATCCGAATGAAGACTATGCTGAAACAGAGCTGAAGTTGCGGGAATATTTGCAATCATTTCTTGAAACAGTTAAATCATTCAATATGATATATACTAAG GAAATTCATCCCTGGACCCACATGATGGAGGTGCCACAGTTGCATGGGTTTGGTCCAGCTGCTAATCGCTTGCTAGAGGCATACAACACACTGTTAAAG TTCCTCGGAAATTTGAGGAGCCTGCGAGATTCATATTCTGCGATGGCTGCGGGGTCACTTTCAAACTCAAATGAGCCTTCGTCTGTCACAAAAATTATTTCAGACTGTGAATCTGCGCTGACATTCTTAAATAACAGCCTCGCCATCCTTTCAACTTCTGTGGCACGAGAGCAGGGTGAAACACTGTGA